The following coding sequences lie in one Arabidopsis thaliana chromosome 3, partial sequence genomic window:
- a CDS encoding basic helix-loop-helix (bHLH) DNA-binding superfamily protein, with amino-acid sequence MLQSEDPSSFFSIKEPNFLTLLSLQTLKEPWELERYLSLEDSQFHSPVQSETNRFMEGANQAVSSQEIPFSQANMTLPSSTSSPLSAHSRRKRKINHLLPQEMTREKRKRRKTKPSKNNEEIENQRINHIAVERNRRRQMNEHINSLRALLPPSYIQRGDQASIVGGAINYVKVLEQIIQSLESQKRTQQQSNSEVVENALNHLSGISSNDLWTTLEDQTCIPKIEATVIQNHVSLKVQCEKKQGQLLKGIISLEKLKLTVLHLNITTSSHSSVSYSFNLKVNTTFHFLLQSTKTQH; translated from the exons ATGCTGCAAAGTGAAGACCCCTCATCGTTTTTTTCAATCAAAGAGCCAAACTTTCTGACGCTACTGTCTCTTCAAACCCTCAAGGAGCCTTGGGAACTCGAAAGATATCTTTCACTTGAGGATTCACAATTTCATTCACCGGTCCAATCTGAGACCAACCGCTTCATGGAAGGAGCCAATCAAGCTGTGTCAAGCCAAGAAATTCCCTTTAGCCAAGCAAACATGACACTCCCTTCTTCTACCTCATCACCACTCAGTGCACATTCAAGACGAAAGCGCAAAATCAACCACTTGCTGCCTCAAGAAATGActagagaaaagagaaagaggaggaaaacaaaaccaagtaaaaacaatgaagagatTGAGAATCAAAGAATAAACCACATTGCTGTTGAACGAAACAGAAGACGTCAAATGAACGAACATATCAACTCTCTCCGGGCCCTTCTCCCACCTTCCTACATCCAACGA GGAGACCAAGCTTCCATAGTAGGAGGAGCAATAAACTACGTGAAGGTCCTCGAGCAAATCATACAATCTCTCGAATCGCAAAAGAGAACGCAACAACAAAGTAACAGTGAGGTAGTAGAAAACGCACTTAATCATCTCTCAGGCATTTCGTCGAACGACCTGTGGACAACTCTTGAAGATCAAACTTGTATCCCCAAAATCGAAGCTACAGTGATACAAAACCATGTCAGCCTTAAAGTTCAATGTGAGAAGAAACAAGGACAACTTCTCAAAGGAATCATATCACTTGAAAAGCTTAAACTCACTGTTCTTCATCTCAATATCACTACTTCGTCtcattcctctgtttcttattCCTTCAACCTCAAGGTAAACACTACTTTCCATTTTTTACTTCAATCAACAAAAACCCAACATTGA
- a CDS encoding Protein kinase superfamily protein (Protein kinase superfamily protein; FUNCTIONS IN: protein serine/threonine kinase activity, protein kinase activity, kinase activity, ATP binding; INVOLVED IN: protein amino acid phosphorylation; LOCATED IN: cellular_component unknown; EXPRESSED IN: 23 plant structures; EXPRESSED DURING: 12 growth stages; CONTAINS InterPro DOMAIN/s: Protein kinase, ATP binding site (InterPro:IPR017441), Serine/threonine-protein kinase domain (InterPro:IPR002290), Serine/threonine-protein kinase, putative (InterPro:IPR020655), Serine/threonine-protein kinase-like domain (InterPro:IPR017442), Protein kinase-like domain (InterPro:IPR011009), Serine/threonine-protein kinase, active site (InterPro:IPR008271), Protein kinase, catalytic domain (InterPro:IPR000719), Calcium/calmodulin-dependent protein kinase-like (InterPro:IPR020636); BEST Arabidopsis thaliana protein match is: Protein kinase superfamily protein (TAIR:AT2G37840.1); Has 35333 Blast hits to 34131 proteins in 2444 species: Archae - 798; Bacteria - 22429; Metazoa - 974; Fungi - 991; Plants - 531; Viruses - 0; Other Eukaryotes - 9610 (source: NCBI BLink).) → MESARLVGDYALGPRIGSGSFAVVWLAKHRSSGLEVAVKEIDKKLLSPKVRDNLLKEISILSTIDHPNIIRFYEAIETGDRIFLVLEYCSGGDLAGYINRHGKVPEAVAKHFMRQLALGLQVLQEKHFIHRDLKPQNLLLSSKEVTPLLKIGDFGFARSLTPESMAETFCGSPLYMAPEIIRNQKYDAKADLWSAGAILFQLVTGKPPFDGNNHIQLFHNIVRDTELKFPEDTRNEIHPDCVDLCRSLLRRNPIERLTFREFFNHMFLREPRQIPDVEHSGFSTCTGKSLLPSAQPSTSTNRFKSSAENVHKHGSSSSASNSQISMPHTSFEKTRKDTEGQCSSNQSGVVDSLELIEREYVLVNRPSASLEGSSDCFDTSLQDSGFPNILPRNEKVSSSSLEAQKPLSDVSGPRPASVSYLLTEVQRLTIVHPPTKLQLLHQYAQALTELASEMGNTGQVKESFAVTLVVLAVWRKALEICDSWMMSVGENEVNPDPTTAPETSIPDLNSPAPAKTWVTQEFAEEYLSNKESAATLYKKAILLLSFIIEEAVTLSLNPSFSLTPDDKKRILYYISNLQHRRSHL, encoded by the exons ATGGAGTCGGCACGACTTGTGGGTGACTACGCACTTGGCCCGAGAATTGGGTCTGGTTCGTTTGCGGTGGTGTGGTTAGCGAAGCATCGATCTTCTGGTTTAGAAGTTGCCGTCAAAGAGATTGATAAGAAACTTCTTAGCCCTAAAGTAAGAGATAATCTTCTTAAAGAGATTTCGATCCTTAGCACAATCGATCATCCTAATATCATCCGATTCTACGAAGCAATCGAG ACTGGAGATAGGATATTTCTTGTGTTGGAGTATTGTAGTGGAGGTGATCTTGCTGGCTATATCAATCGCCATGGCAAAGTACCTGAAGCTGTTGCTAAACATTTTATGAGGCAATTGG CTTTAGGGTTACAAGTACTTCAAGAGAAGCATTTTATTCACCGAGATTTAAAGCCTCAG aatttaCTTTTATCTTCCAAGGAAGTAACTCCATTGCTAAAGATAGGAGATTTTGGGTTTGCAAG GTCTCTAACACCGGAGAGCATGGCGGAAACATTTTGCGGTTCTCCATTGTATATGGCTCCAGAAATTATCCGGAATCAAAAGTATGATGCTAAG GCTGACTTATGGAGTGCCGGTGCGATTTTGTTTCAACTTGTTACTGGGAAACCACCTTTTGATGGAAATAATCACATACAG CTTTTTCATAATATTGTGAGAGACACTGAGCTGAAATTTCCTGAAGATACTAGGAATGAGATTCATCCAGATTGTGTTGATCTGTGCAGAAGTCTTCTCCGCCGAAACCCAA TTGAACGCTTGACATTCCGAGAGTTCTTCAATCACATGTTCCTTCGAGAGCCAAG ACAAATTCCGGATGTTGAGCATTCTGGTTTTAGTACCTGTACGGGGAAATCACTGTTGCCCTCCGCACAACCGAGTACTAGTACAAACCGTTTTAAATCAAGTGCAGAGAATGTTCACAAACATGGGAGTTCCTCTAGTGCctcaaattctcaaatttcaaTGCCACATACCTCTTTTGAGAAGACTAGAAAAGATACTGAGGGACAATGCTCATCAAACCAATCTGGAG TTGTTGATTCACTCGAGCTCATAGAGAGAGAGTATGTTCTTGTAAACCGTCCTTCTGCCTCGCTGGAAGGTTCATCAGATTGTTTCGACACATCATTGCAAGATTCCGGTTTTCCTAATATCTTACCAAGGAATGAAAAAGTTTCATCGAGTTCACTTGAAGCACAGAAACCATTATCTGATGTGTCAGGTCCACGACCAGCAAGCGTTTCATATCTGCTAACAGAAGTACAACGCTTAACGATTGTCCATCCTCCAACTAAACTCCAACTTTTGCATCAGTATGCACAAGCACTTACAGAACTAGCTAGCGAGATG GGCAATACAGGGCAGGTAAAGGAATCTTTTGCTGTTACGCTCGTCGTTTTAGCTGTCTGGAGAAAAGCCTTAGAGATATGTGATTCTTGGATGATGTCCGTTGGAGAGAATGAAGTGAACCCAGATCCAACCACGGCTCCTGAGACTTCGATTCCAGATTTGAATTCACCTGCACCAGCTAAAACGTGGGTGACACAAGAGTTT gCTGAAGAATATTTGAGTAACAAAGAAAGTGCAGCAACATTATACAAGAAAGCAATTCTTCTACTCTCCTTTATAATCGAGGAAGCAGTGACTCTATCTCTAAACCCCTCTTTCTCATTAACCCCTGACGACAAGAAGCGGATTCTCTACTACATCTCTAACTTACAGCATCGTCGGTCTCATCTTTAG
- a CDS encoding Protein kinase superfamily protein (Protein kinase superfamily protein; FUNCTIONS IN: protein serine/threonine kinase activity, protein kinase activity, kinase activity, ATP binding; INVOLVED IN: protein amino acid phosphorylation; LOCATED IN: cellular_component unknown; EXPRESSED IN: 23 plant structures; EXPRESSED DURING: 12 growth stages; CONTAINS InterPro DOMAIN/s: Protein kinase, ATP binding site (InterPro:IPR017441), Serine/threonine-protein kinase domain (InterPro:IPR002290), Serine/threonine-protein kinase, putative (InterPro:IPR020655), Serine/threonine-protein kinase-like domain (InterPro:IPR017442), Protein kinase-like domain (InterPro:IPR011009), Serine/threonine-protein kinase, active site (InterPro:IPR008271), Protein kinase, catalytic domain (InterPro:IPR000719), Calcium/calmodulin-dependent protein kinase-like (InterPro:IPR020636); BEST Arabidopsis thaliana protein match is: Protein kinase superfamily protein (TAIR:AT2G37840.1); Has 30201 Blast hits to 17322 proteins in 780 species: Archae - 12; Bacteria - 1396; Metazoa - 17338; Fungi - 3422; Plants - 5037; Viruses - 0; Other Eukaryotes - 2996 (source: NCBI BLink).), which translates to MESARLVGDYALGPRIGSGSFAVVWLAKHRSSGLEVAVKEIDKKLLSPKVRDNLLKEISILSTIDHPNIIRFYEAIETGDRIFLVLEYCSGGDLAGYINRHGKVPEAVAKHFMRQLALGLQVLQEKHFIHRDLKPQNLLLSSKEVTPLLKIGDFGFARSLTPESMAETFCGSPLYMAPEIIRNQKYDAKADLWSAGAILFQLVTGKPPFDGNNHIQLFHNIVRDTELKFPEDTRNEIHPDCVDLCRSLLRRNPIERLTFREFFNHMFLREPRQIPDVEHSGFSTCTGKSLLPSAQPSTSTNRFKSSAENVHKHGSSSSASNSQISMPHTSFEKTRKDTEGQCSSNQSGVVDSLELIEREYVLVNRPSASLEGSSDCFDTSLQDSGFPNILPRNEKVSSSSLEAQKPLSDVSGPRPASVSYLLTEVQRLTIVHPPTKLQLLHQYAQALTELASEMGNTGQVKESFAVTLVVLAVWRKALEICDSWMMSVGENEVNPDPTTAPETSIPDLNSPAPAKTWVTQEFVTALNQAENLSTQLNETSAATHMPDAMETIYERALAYGKSGGAEEYLSNKESAATLYKKAILLLSFIIEEAVTLSLNPSFSLTPDDKKRILYYISNLQHRRSHL; encoded by the exons ATGGAGTCGGCACGACTTGTGGGTGACTACGCACTTGGCCCGAGAATTGGGTCTGGTTCGTTTGCGGTGGTGTGGTTAGCGAAGCATCGATCTTCTGGTTTAGAAGTTGCCGTCAAAGAGATTGATAAGAAACTTCTTAGCCCTAAAGTAAGAGATAATCTTCTTAAAGAGATTTCGATCCTTAGCACAATCGATCATCCTAATATCATCCGATTCTACGAAGCAATCGAG ACTGGAGATAGGATATTTCTTGTGTTGGAGTATTGTAGTGGAGGTGATCTTGCTGGCTATATCAATCGCCATGGCAAAGTACCTGAAGCTGTTGCTAAACATTTTATGAGGCAATTGG CTTTAGGGTTACAAGTACTTCAAGAGAAGCATTTTATTCACCGAGATTTAAAGCCTCAG aatttaCTTTTATCTTCCAAGGAAGTAACTCCATTGCTAAAGATAGGAGATTTTGGGTTTGCAAG GTCTCTAACACCGGAGAGCATGGCGGAAACATTTTGCGGTTCTCCATTGTATATGGCTCCAGAAATTATCCGGAATCAAAAGTATGATGCTAAG GCTGACTTATGGAGTGCCGGTGCGATTTTGTTTCAACTTGTTACTGGGAAACCACCTTTTGATGGAAATAATCACATACAG CTTTTTCATAATATTGTGAGAGACACTGAGCTGAAATTTCCTGAAGATACTAGGAATGAGATTCATCCAGATTGTGTTGATCTGTGCAGAAGTCTTCTCCGCCGAAACCCAA TTGAACGCTTGACATTCCGAGAGTTCTTCAATCACATGTTCCTTCGAGAGCCAAG ACAAATTCCGGATGTTGAGCATTCTGGTTTTAGTACCTGTACGGGGAAATCACTGTTGCCCTCCGCACAACCGAGTACTAGTACAAACCGTTTTAAATCAAGTGCAGAGAATGTTCACAAACATGGGAGTTCCTCTAGTGCctcaaattctcaaatttcaaTGCCACATACCTCTTTTGAGAAGACTAGAAAAGATACTGAGGGACAATGCTCATCAAACCAATCTGGAG TTGTTGATTCACTCGAGCTCATAGAGAGAGAGTATGTTCTTGTAAACCGTCCTTCTGCCTCGCTGGAAGGTTCATCAGATTGTTTCGACACATCATTGCAAGATTCCGGTTTTCCTAATATCTTACCAAGGAATGAAAAAGTTTCATCGAGTTCACTTGAAGCACAGAAACCATTATCTGATGTGTCAGGTCCACGACCAGCAAGCGTTTCATATCTGCTAACAGAAGTACAACGCTTAACGATTGTCCATCCTCCAACTAAACTCCAACTTTTGCATCAGTATGCACAAGCACTTACAGAACTAGCTAGCGAGATG GGCAATACAGGGCAGGTAAAGGAATCTTTTGCTGTTACGCTCGTCGTTTTAGCTGTCTGGAGAAAAGCCTTAGAGATATGTGATTCTTGGATGATGTCCGTTGGAGAGAATGAAGTGAACCCAGATCCAACCACGGCTCCTGAGACTTCGATTCCAGATTTGAATTCACCTGCACCAGCTAAAACGTGGGTGACACAAGAGTTTGTTACCGCGTTAAACCAAGCCGAGAATTTATCAACTCAACTAAACGAAACAAGTG CTGCCACTCATATGCCTGACGCCATGGAAACAATATACGAGAGGGCACTAGCATATGGCAAGAGTGGTGGG gCTGAAGAATATTTGAGTAACAAAGAAAGTGCAGCAACATTATACAAGAAAGCAATTCTTCTACTCTCCTTTATAATCGAGGAAGCAGTGACTCTATCTCTAAACCCCTCTTTCTCATTAACCCCTGACGACAAGAAGCGGATTCTCTACTACATCTCTAACTTACAGCATCGTCGGTCTCATCTTTAG